A window from Vigna angularis cultivar LongXiaoDou No.4 chromosome 7, ASM1680809v1, whole genome shotgun sequence encodes these proteins:
- the LOC108337947 gene encoding nuclear pore complex protein NUP96, whose product MECDVGGVSDSFVLHTCKRRRVCKACIAPSVDIMTETEAFLPVLKSSGYYTKPSLKELLARDLVEPGYCGRVSDFTVGRFGYGYVRYLNETDVRGLHIDEIVNFRRHEIVVYSDENDKPAVGQGLNKAAEVVLVLDSEILKSMEGKEDVLVNKLKQITERQEAQFISFDLVTGKWKFLVEHFSRFGFGDDDEEDIVMDDAEVYDVEKESPSNTNEVELSHSLPSHLRLDPVKMREMRLLMFPGDEEVEDLSHKSSSDNQYVRPLQSSAHVINHRFTPPVTRKTPFPLLEYKHGNFDSNSPGGILMVQQHKGVPLRTVKSQGFNLDLKHETPVSGNYAHNIVDAGLFMGKSFRVGWGPNGILVHSGAPVGSSGDHRLLSSVINLEKVAFDNVVRDENKKVSEELLEHALVSPLKFHKGINHVMKEVEIGPCRLKLQKLEANRTVLSEISHQYCDLIERQLSVPGLSSSTRLGLTHQVMTWELIRVLFSDREEKGQVESLGADNEEDMMQDMKEISQDVDREALPLIRRAEFSYWLRESVSYHVQNQISSLNDSDYLQHIFVLLTGRQLDEAVQLAVSKGDVRLACLLSQAGGSTVNRSDIARQLDIWRNKGLDFSFIEEERLRLYELLAGNIHDALHDIKIDWRRFLGLLMWYKLPPNTSLPIAFQTYKHFLDEGTAPYPVPLFIDEGTLEEVISWNSDKHFDISFYLMLLHASEETKFSFLKAMFSAFSSSPDPLDYHMIWHQRAVLEAVGVINSNDLHILDMSFVSQLLCLGKCHWAIYVILHLPLREDYPYLHVNLIREILFQYCETWSSDESQQQFIGDLGIPTDWMHEALATYYNYNQDHSKALEQFLQCAYWQKAHTIFITSVAHRLFLQSKHAEIWSIATSMEDHKSEIENWELGAGIYISFYLMRNTLQGDPNSMTELDSLENKNAACQDFVSQLNESLAVWGGRLPVDARVVYSRMASEICDLLLSSVGEGATRDEQFNCFDTAFSAPIPEDQRSGHLQDAVYLFTSYLLEISN is encoded by the exons AGATGAAATCGTCAACTTTCGCAGGCATGAGATAGTTGTATACAGTGATGAAAATGATAAGCCTGCAGTTGGTCAGGGCCTTAACAAGGCAGCTGAAGTAGTTTTGGTATTAGACAGTGAAATATTGAAGTCTATGGAGGGCAAGGAAGATGTGCTAGtgaacaaattaaaacaaattacagAGAGACAGGAAGCGCAATTTATTTCCTTTGATCTAGTAACTGGTAAGTGGAAATTCTTAGTTGAACACTTCAGCAGATTTGGGTTTGGAGATGATGATGAGGAAGACATCGTCATGGATGATGCTGAGGTATATGATGTTGAGAAAGAATCGCCATCAAATACCAATGAAGTTGAGCTTTCTCATTCTCTTCCTTCTCATCTTAGGCTTGATCCTGTTAAGATGAGAGAAATGAGATTATTGATGTTTCCAGGTGACGAAGAGGTAGAAGACTTAAGTCATAAATCATCTTCTGACAACCAGTATGTACGGCCTTTACAAAGTTCTGCTCACGTAATTAACCATCGTTTCACCCCACCAGTTACAAGAAAAACTCCATTTCCATTACTTGAGTATAAACATGGTAATTTTGATTCAAACTCTCCTGGAGGCATTTTGATGGTTCAGCAGCATAAGGGCGTGCCTCTTAGGACAGTTAAATCACAAGGTTTTAATCTTGATCTCAAACATGAAACTCCAGTATCTGGAAACTATGCTCACAATATAGTTGATGCGGGTCTATTTATGGGTAAATCATTTCGAGTTGGTTGGGGACCAAATGGCATTCTTGTACACTCTGGTGCACCTGTAGGAAGCAGTGGTGATCACAGGCTGTTATCATCTGTCATCAATTTGGAGAAAGTTGCTTTTGATAATGTGGTCagggatgaaaataaaaaagtgagtgAGGAACTTCTTGAACATGCTTTGGTATCTCCATTAAAGTTTCACAAAGGAATAAACCACgtgatgaaagaagttgaaattGGTCCCTGCAGGTTGAAACTTCAAAAGCTTGAAGCTAATCGTACGGTCCTGTCTGAGATTTCTCATCAGTACTGTGATCTTATTGAGAGGCAACTGAGTGTTCCTGGGTTATCTTCCTCTACTCGTTTGGGTCTGACGCACCAAGTAATGACCTGGGAATTAATTAGAGTTCTTTTTTCTGATAGAGAAGAAAAGGGTCAAGTAGAATCTTTGGGTGCTGACAATGAGGAAGATATGATGCAGGATATGAAGGAAATTTCTCAAGATGTTGACCGAGAAGCACTCCCTTTAATAAGGAGGGCAGAGTTTAGTTATTGGTTACGAGAGAGTGTTTCCTATCATGTTCAAAATCAAATAAGCTCTCTAAATGATTCTGATTATCTGCAACATATTTTTGTTCTATTGACTGGGAGGCAACTGGATGAGGCAGTACAACTGGCTGTGTCCAAAGGAGATGTGAGATTGGCTTGTTTATTAAGTCAGGCTGGTGGTTCTACTGTGAATCGCTCTGATATAGCAAGACAACTTGATATTTGGAGAAATAAAGGGCTGGATTTTAGCTTTATTGAAGAGGAAAGATTGAGACTCTATGAATTGCTTGCAGGAAATATTCATGATGCATTGCATGATATCAAAATTGACTGGAGGAGGTTCTTAGGTTTATTAATGTGGTACAAATTACCACCAAACACTTCATTACCTATTGCTTTTCAGACTTACAAACATTTTCTTGATGAGGGAACGGCTCCGTATCCTGTTCCCCTTTTTATTGATGAAGGAACATTAGAAGAGGTTATCAGTTGGAACTCAGATAAGCACTTTGACATTTCATTTTATCTAATGCTTCTTCATGCTAGTGAAGAGACAAAATTCAGCTTTTTGAAGGCTATGTTTAGTGCATTCTCTTCCTCCCCAGATCCACTTGATTATCACATGATTTGGCATCAACGTGCAGTATTGGAAGCTGTGGGTGTTATCAATTCTAACGATCTTCATATTCTAGACATGTCATTTGTGTCTCAGCTATTGTGCTTAGGGAAATGTCATTGGGCCATATATGTGATCCTTCACTTGCCCCTTCGTGAAGATTATCCGTATCTTCATGTAAATTTGATTCGGGAAATATTGTTCCAATACTGTGAAACTTGGAGTTCAGACGAATCTCAGCAACAGTTCATTGGGGATTTGGGCATTCCCACGGACTGGATGCACGAGGCTTTG GCAACTTATTATAATTACAATCAGGATCACTCGAAAGCCCTTGAGCAATTTCTTCAGTGTGCATATTGGCAGAAAGCTCATACTATTTTTATAACATCGGTCGCTCATAGATTGTTCTTGCAAT CAAAACATGCTGAGATATGGAGTATTGCAACTTCCATGGAGGACCATAAATCAGAAATTGAAAACTGGGAGTTGGGAGCTGGAATttacatttcattttatttgatgaGAAACACGCTTCAGGGTGATCCCAATTCCATGACCGAATTG GATTctcttgaaaataaaaatgctgCTTGTCAGGATTTTGTGAGTCAGCTAAATGAATCCCTGGCGGTTTGGGGTGGCAGACTACCTGTTGACGCAAG GGTGGTGTATTCAAGAATGGCAAGCGAGATATGTGATTTACTGCTATCATCTGTTGGTGAGGGTGCAACCCGTGATGAGCAATTTAACTGCTTTGACACTGCTTTCAGTGCTCCCATTCCAGAAGACCAGCGCTCTGGTCACTTGCAGGATGCAGTATATCTTTTTACCAGCTACCTCTTAGAGATatctaattaa